The Cygnus olor isolate bCygOlo1 chromosome 2, bCygOlo1.pri.v2, whole genome shotgun sequence genome contains the following window.
gcggcggcggccccggccatggagcggctgcgggcggaggcggcggcgctggAGGAGTTCGCCGAGTACCGGAGGTGAGCGGCGGTGCCCGAGGCGGCTCGgccgggggggagccggggcagAGGCCGGCTGCTGAGGAGAGGGGCGCGGCAGGCTCCTGGCGGCCTCGAGCAGCCGGGAGGGCCGCTGACGAGCGAGCCGGTGTCAGCTGGCTTCGCAAGCGCTGGCCGCCGGGTGAAATTCGGCAGCGAAATAACGCCGTGTCTCGCCTTCAGGCCTGCGTGCCTGCCGAAATTGCCCTTTTGCGAAGCGGAGCCAGGGGACGAGCCGCCGGCTGCGTGACCTGTGCCGGAGCTGCAGCGTGCGCGCAGCACGAATTGGGTTGGGCAGCGTGTAAACACCTGCCCTCGTACTCCCAAGGGGTTTTGCTAACCTCCTTGTCACTCCTCTTGAAGGcttcagcagaaacaaacacaaactcaTTATACTGAAACGCGTCAATTCAGCTTAAGAAAGCTTGCAGTAAAGCATCAGAGTGGTATTTCTTAGGTACGCAGCTACACGCTGAGTCAGGCAGGTGCCAACTTCACTGACACGCACGTGACAGTGATGTGCTGAAACAATACCCAGTTATTCTGCCATAATGTACAAATCCACAGAGCATTTCACAAAGAATCGCTTATTTCATATGCTCAAGCACACCCAGcaaataataacagaaatatttacagacaTTAATAAACAATGCTGCAGGCTTAGTTAGGTGTTGCAATTAAGtgtaatttgtattttacaggTTTTACTTATTGTCTTCAATAGTCTGCGTAAATGTAGGGTCTGGATGTTGGTCCAGAGTCCCAGCTATTCAGGGACTGAACTTGAGTGCAGTGGTCATGCAAACAAATGGGCTTGTCAGAGGTGTGGGTACAGCTCCAATCCTTTTGCAGAAACTAACATGGTTTTCTTGCAAACTAGAAGATAGCTTAGATGTATTGTTTGTTTCCTTGGTGCTGGTGTTTCCCAAATTACAGTTAAATATTCTTGCTCAGGCTCAATGAAGATTAGACAATCGATAGAAGTCTGCAGTACAGACTTGGGTGTAGATGGGTGAAGTGACTTGCCAGAGACCACTCAAGAAGCTGCtcaagcagagcaggctgatTACACAACTCTTAATgctgactgtttttttctgcagtataaAAAGGAGCTTCATAGTTTcatagtttattatttttttccttttattttcctccttttgttaaAAGTATATTACTAGAAGAGTACTATGAAAGATAcgattttttttgcatttacattAAAAGTGCTATTATgtattgtttgaaaaaaaaacaaacttgagaaacctctttttatttcctctttttttcttttttttgacaTGCTTACAGAATTGTAGGTGATGATGACGGAGGAAAAATCTTTACCCCTGAGGAATATGAGGagtacaaaagaaaagtattacCCATTCGGTTACAGAACAGGTTGTATGTGAGCTGGAGATCACCAACTGGCATGGACTGTAAGCTTGTTGGACCAGAGACACTGTGCTTTTGTACTCACCGGTAggtttcttgtctttttctgcactgttgtatttttcttaaattagggaaatataaaaatattccagattCATTGAAGTACAGCATAGGCAAGTTAGTTCAAGGTATGAAGTTTCAGAAAATCAGGTTTTAAAtcataagatttttaaaaaaatctgaatttaaataactttttttgaaACCAGAACAATTCTGTAATCTTCAATAAATTCATCTTTAAGGCATGAATTATTGTAGATCAGATTGATTCTGATAGTGTtatcaaaatgaaacataagGATCTGTAATGTTTATACAATGGATGTAAAAGCATCTGATACTATGtatctaaataaaaattagtaagTAGCAGTAATTAAGATAATTAAAGATACTTCAACCCAGAACGTGTAAGCAAATTTACAAGCCTTTCAGTTAGTTTTGTGATAAATACTAACAAGGATATGTAAGTTACTATTTTTGCCTGTTTTAGGTATAAACAACACAAAACGGACTACGAAGTGATTCCTAAGGACCGTCCTATTTGTGTTCCGTGTCGAGTGAGCCGCTGTCAGTGCCAGTCCTATCACTACGTTCCTCTAAACGGCACACAGCCCATCCGCTGTAGATGCAAACACTTTGCTGATCAGCACAGTGCAGCGCCTGGATTTTCGTGCAACTCTTGTAAGTTACATGTATGTTTGCAGCATTCTTTACTGATAAACTTAACCAGGAACTGTATTCTGCCCAGAGTACTAGGTTTGCCCTCCGCTGTTAACTGATGCACGTTCTGATTTTTGCAGAAGGATGGGAGATAGGAAGGATCTTTTCCTGCGCAGCCTTTCGCACAGAAAGATCTCAAACAACATCCCTAGTTCTCCAGTTTCTGTGAAGGACTGTAAACTTCGTCAACGATTAGGTTAGGTACATGGGGAGTCTAATCACCTAAAATTAGGCAGTATGAAAACAACCCACTTGCAGTGTGTCCCTTCCTCCGCTGCATACATGTGACTTTTTTTACCTGAATTTGGTAGTTTGAAAGAGAGAAGTGCTCATCTCTATTCCTCTTATTGCCTGGTTGAATGTAACATTAgggtatttttatattttttctcaacTCAGTAGGAAGTAGGGCACTGTTCCTAAATAGTACTATTGCTAACAGTCTAAGAAAGCAGTTCCCAAACATACTGATTGTATGTCCAGAAATGCAAATGGCAATGGAATTTTAAGCAAGATATTTGGTAGGCAGTAAGAGGAAGCTTTTTGCTTCACTTGATCGAGAAGCAGCAGTAATTATTAACCACGGAGattaaataattcataaagatgtttttctgtgGAACTTCAAATTATGTAAGCTGAAGATTTTTTGTTAGAATTCTATAATATTAGTAAATTTCTCTCACAAAGTCTGTTTAATGGgcacagtgaaaaaaacataGCTTTTGCTAGATGAGATGAGAATCATATCCCAcagaataaacataaaatatttatatgacaGCCTTTCAAGAATTTTCTCTAAGTAATGCGTAAGGCTTAAATGCGCAGTTGGATGATTCAAACTGAACCTTCAGAACAAAACGTTTTTAATAATCATTTACGTTATGCACTTTTTGTGGTGTTCCTCAAAAACACCAGGCACTTCTGAGAGCTTCAAAGGTTATGCAAAGGAATGCCAAGACTTGCTTCAATTTTGGActtgtgttgttttattgtACTGGCACTAGTCTAGCCCAGTTGTCTAAATCTAATGTGGTAGATAAATTAGAGATGTAATatcattaaaattgaaaaaacactgctgttgcACTTTATCTTATCTACTGTATTCTGTATCAAAATATAGAGTAAGAACTCAGTTACTAAGGAATGCCCCAAATGAAGTAAACAAACCTTTAACAATTCCAAGAATGCAATTCTTGAGCATATTATACgcgtctttaaaaaaaaatcttccttggCACTCTGCAAAATGAACTGTAACTGGGACTGGTTAGAAGCAGGTCATAAATAGATTTGTAGTACAGACTAATATGAACAATGAAACACTTGCAActcttcaatttatttttcacatcactgctccagcagggctttGGTAACATTTATTCTTAGCCATAGCTGGGACAGATCTATTTCTGCACCCTGTGTTTCTGAATGTCACCTGCCATTTGTATGACCATTGCAGTTTTATCTAATGGCTATgtaaaacttcaaaaaacacATGGAGAGACAGTCTCATGGTACTCTTTTGTAGCACCTCCTTTGCTGTTACCATAGCCTCTGTTTCATACCGGGATAATtttgctaattttaaaattcGTTTAAATTTGATGATTTTTATCATGCATTGTGATTAGAAGTTTTCTGGCCATGCGGCATTGACACTCGCTGTGCCCAGTTGGAGATGATGCAGCCAAAATGCTGGCAGCTTGTCTTTTCTACTaagtgacagattttttttgtttttatttttcatcaggggagggaaggagaagggtaTTACTAATGGCAGTGGACATAAATTGCaacataaaaaaatccaaataaatattaggaaagaaaaattcattCCAAGGGTAGCCCAGCATTGGCCCatgctgcccagagaggctgtgaaatcTCCGTCTTTGGAGATTCTCAAAGCTTGACTGCATGAGACCCTGAGACTGCATGACCCTGTGATCTAATCCCCACATTCACCCCTTCtgttttataaagcatttttgtaTTGGGATGAAATGAGGCTGTGAAAGGCTTCAGCGAAGAAAGCTGATTACTTTGCCCGCAATCTTCTACAAACCTCCACACAGAAAATGTGGCTGGATACTTTTGCATTGAAGAAACTCCAGTTTTTGCCAAGATCAGTTTtgggaaatactgttttgtctACTATGAGATATAAATTCCATTATCATCTCACTCATAACATCTATTATTTGTTAATTAGGTTCCAAGTGTTCGGGATTTCACAGTTGCTTTACCTGTGGATGTGGTCAGCCAACGTATGCACACGAAACAGTAGTGGAAACTAAACAAGAGCGGTTAGCCCAAGGAAAGCCTGTGGGTCAAGACGTTCCTTATGCTGCTATGGGGGGACTGACTGGTTTTAGCTCACTAGCAGAGGGCTACGTGAGGCTTGATGACAGCGGAATAGGTAAGTGCAGCTGAcctgaaatgaaatttgatGTCTCCAACTaggttttttttgaaaagtaggCATTCAACATAGACTTTCAGAGTCTGAAGGTGAACTGGATCAATAGGAGTAAGACttaaagacagattttatttctttccagcaGTCCACTGTGACCATCCTGTCCAGCTTCCTGTAGtgaattctaaaaaaaaaaaaaagttttatccaTAATTTTGGTGTTCAGCACAGTAGCTTCTCATTGAACTGGAACATATCTTTTAGAAAGAACTCCATAACTACTGttttctcttaatattttaattttatatttacattaatCCTTTAGCCTAATACTGCCCAAGTCTTCCTCAGTTATACTGttccagcattatttttttttaagtcacagATGAATACCTGttcaggacaaaaataaaataaaataaaaaaggaccTTGAAACCTCTCCTGCTCTAAATTTTTGTGTCATATAGTAATGAATTCATTTTATCCTGAgaggctgttttatttattatttccttatACACACCCTTTCTTTCTCAAATTCTGATCTGCTTTCATGGGTTTGTTTGAAGTTTAGAAACTATAGCATAGCAGTAGAAAGTAAAGAACcaaagtttttaatttcttttgaagctATCCTCTGTAGCATTTTTCTTAACTCATGTTTATTTGGTCTGCACAGAGCGTTGTTCACAGGAATCTGTAGCTTTGTTTTGACACCATCATGTGTGTTTTCAATGCACCTtgcaaagcaaatttttttttcatt
Protein-coding sequences here:
- the FAM221A gene encoding protein FAM221A isoform X1; the encoded protein is MPWPAGRRVLGAPLFVPVPFRGTVRGPYRHQRMAAGGGRATDRAPPAGGPTAAAAPAMERLRAEAAALEEFAEYRRIVGDDDGGKIFTPEEYEEYKRKVLPIRLQNRLYVSWRSPTGMDCKLVGPETLCFCTHRYKQHKTDYEVIPKDRPICVPCRVSRCQCQSYHYVPLNGTQPIRCRCKHFADQHSAAPGFSCNSCSKCSGFHSCFTCGCGQPTYAHETVVETKQERLAQGKPVGQDVPYAAMGGLTGFSSLAEGYVRLDDSGIGAPSAELLESPVTSMDHPFLKAFQGPSSSTQNISQIAGCSTAMMQVSHEGRSEEDDMAYFEKRYQERLKKEKAAKQTEKSPVRSKKP
- the FAM221A gene encoding protein FAM221A isoform X2, with the protein product MPWPAGRRVLGAPLFVPVPFRGTVRGPYRHQRMAAGGGRATDRAPPAGGPTAAAAPAMERLRAEAAALEEFAEYRRIVGDDDGGKIFTPEEYEEYKRKVLPIRLQNRLYVSWRSPTGMDCKLVGPETLCFCTHRYKQHKTDYEVIPKDRPICVPCRVSRCQCQSYHYVPLNGTQPIRCRCKHFADQHSAAPGFSCNSCSKCSGFHSCFTCGCGQPTYAHETVVETKQERLAQGKPVGQDVPYAAMGGLTGFSSLAEGYVRLDDSGIGCSTAMMQVSHEGRSEEDDMAYFEKRYQERLKKEKAAKQTEKSPVRSKKP